One Dokdonia sp. Dokd-P16 genomic window carries:
- a CDS encoding DUF2723 domain-containing protein, whose protein sequence is MTDFNFAKYNKILGWTVFAIALIVYSLTVEPTASFWDAGEYISTSSKLEIGHPPGAPLYQILGAFVSIFAPDATYIALAVNYLSCLTSAFTILFMFWSLTLLITRSLAINAELITKTKQQAILASAAIGALAFAFTDSFWFNAVEAEVYAPAAVVLSLLFYLGLLWERDMHEPRGNRWLILISFIVGLSFGIHFMGLLTIPAIGLLYFFKNTEKITAKNLIIALVIVVAILMFIFKLLLPYTLSLFGYLEVFFVNSMGLPFNSGTIIAGLLLVGLFVYGFKLSRKRNKPLLNTMLLCMLYIFIGFSSWMMLPIRANAGTTINENNPSNARSLLAYYNREQYAETKLFYGPQFTSDYSGLDPDTPYLDKPKLYEKDEALGKYVVVNEWRNAKQNLDDAHNAILPRMWSPENNANYMQYTGPLKFSIKYDPDMPEEDRQYLQEVVTQFKIDYRDGKVNYEGYDAFLKSQIGSYLDVEKPSFGANMNYMFSFQFGYMYWRYFMWNFVGRQNDIQGKGDDFNGNWISGIDFIDSMFLGPQDNLPSDVADNKARNTYFFLPLLLGLLGLLFHASKDWKRFAVLLVFFLFTGLALKVYLNERAFEPRERDYALVGSFYVFAMWIGFGVYALFDIVKDFIKPKIAMPIVAVICLLAAPVLLASQNWDDHDRSGRKTALAMAKKYLDSVDENAIIFTIGDNDTFALWYAQEIEGYRTDVRIVNTSLINTDWYYDQMKRAAYKSPPVPSSLTHDKYAASNREALFYQETKDSIIPISQWMSFVASDDPRTKVEYAKGQFFNTFPSKKVRIPVNKETVLKNKIVPMDDADSIVPYIDIELKGNVLYKNRLLMLDIIASNNWERPIYFTGGSFGDDDYLWMKDYLQLDGVAYKLIPIRTPIDPRNPYDMGRVDADKMYDIVKKWYWGNSGSPDIYHDRETRTNAITYRGNMARLVEQLLAENKPEKAKEIMDLAMEKMPVDIFEFYTLVEPYITGYYEIGETQRAQEIWKEVAAKYQEQLTYFSKVDEELQYKYYEEILTNIEKYRSLVDLLIINDDRELFEKEATVFDNYMRTFPYLMGDDDEGEEIPQELLETLPEPSIEIPAQDSVRDEVMTDLN, encoded by the coding sequence ATGACCGACTTCAATTTTGCGAAGTATAATAAGATATTAGGCTGGACAGTATTTGCCATTGCCCTTATTGTTTACTCTCTTACTGTAGAGCCTACAGCGAGTTTCTGGGATGCCGGTGAGTACATATCCACCTCCTCAAAACTAGAAATAGGTCACCCACCTGGAGCACCACTTTACCAAATACTAGGAGCCTTTGTTTCTATTTTTGCACCAGATGCAACCTACATAGCACTTGCTGTAAATTATCTTTCGTGCCTCACAAGTGCGTTTACCATACTTTTTATGTTTTGGTCGCTCACTTTATTGATCACGAGATCGCTTGCTATTAACGCAGAACTTATTACAAAAACAAAACAACAAGCAATTCTTGCTAGTGCTGCCATAGGTGCGCTTGCATTTGCTTTTACAGATAGCTTTTGGTTTAATGCCGTAGAAGCAGAGGTATATGCCCCAGCAGCCGTGGTACTCTCTCTTTTATTCTATCTTGGATTGTTGTGGGAGCGTGACATGCACGAACCTAGAGGAAATCGCTGGCTCATATTAATATCTTTTATTGTAGGTCTATCCTTTGGTATTCACTTTATGGGATTACTTACCATCCCTGCAATTGGCTTACTTTATTTCTTCAAGAACACAGAAAAAATAACTGCCAAAAATCTCATCATAGCACTGGTTATCGTTGTAGCCATCTTGATGTTTATTTTTAAGTTATTACTTCCTTATACATTATCATTATTTGGGTACTTAGAAGTATTCTTCGTAAACTCTATGGGACTACCTTTTAATAGTGGTACCATTATAGCAGGTTTACTTCTTGTAGGGTTATTTGTTTACGGATTTAAGCTTTCGCGAAAGCGTAACAAACCACTCCTTAACACCATGCTACTTTGCATGCTTTACATCTTTATAGGTTTTTCTAGCTGGATGATGCTGCCTATACGTGCAAATGCTGGTACAACTATTAATGAGAACAATCCGTCAAATGCTCGATCACTACTTGCTTATTACAACCGTGAGCAATATGCCGAAACAAAACTCTTTTATGGACCTCAATTTACCTCAGACTATTCTGGACTAGATCCAGATACGCCATACCTCGACAAACCGAAGTTATACGAGAAAGACGAAGCGCTTGGAAAATATGTTGTGGTAAATGAGTGGCGCAATGCAAAGCAAAATCTTGATGATGCGCATAATGCTATCTTACCAAGAATGTGGAGCCCAGAAAATAATGCAAATTACATGCAGTATACGGGTCCTTTAAAATTCAGTATCAAGTATGATCCTGATATGCCAGAGGAAGATCGCCAGTATCTTCAAGAAGTTGTAACTCAGTTCAAGATAGATTACAGAGACGGAAAGGTAAATTATGAAGGTTATGATGCCTTTCTAAAGAGCCAGATAGGAAGTTACCTAGATGTAGAAAAACCATCCTTTGGAGCAAACATGAATTATATGTTCAGCTTCCAGTTTGGGTATATGTACTGGCGTTACTTCATGTGGAACTTTGTAGGAAGACAAAATGATATACAAGGTAAAGGCGATGACTTTAACGGAAACTGGATTTCTGGAATAGACTTTATAGACAGTATGTTCTTAGGACCTCAAGACAATTTACCGTCTGATGTTGCTGATAACAAAGCTCGTAACACTTATTTCTTTCTTCCGCTATTATTGGGATTATTAGGTCTTCTTTTTCACGCAAGTAAAGACTGGAAACGTTTTGCAGTATTACTAGTCTTCTTCTTATTTACAGGTCTTGCACTAAAAGTGTACTTAAATGAACGTGCTTTTGAACCTCGTGAGCGTGATTATGCGCTAGTGGGATCCTTCTATGTCTTTGCGATGTGGATAGGTTTTGGTGTCTATGCGCTATTTGATATTGTAAAAGATTTTATAAAACCTAAAATAGCAATGCCTATTGTGGCTGTTATATGTTTACTAGCTGCTCCTGTATTACTTGCCTCACAAAACTGGGATGACCATGATCGCTCAGGAAGGAAAACGGCACTTGCCATGGCAAAGAAGTACCTAGACTCTGTAGATGAGAATGCCATTATATTCACAATAGGTGACAACGATACGTTTGCTCTTTGGTATGCACAAGAAATTGAAGGATATCGTACTGATGTGCGTATTGTAAATACTAGTTTGATTAATACAGATTGGTACTACGACCAGATGAAGAGAGCGGCATATAAAAGTCCTCCAGTGCCTAGTTCGCTTACACATGATAAGTATGCAGCATCTAACCGTGAGGCACTATTTTATCAAGAAACTAAAGACTCTATTATTCCTATCTCACAATGGATGAGTTTTGTTGCTAGCGATGATCCTAGAACAAAGGTAGAGTATGCAAAAGGGCAGTTTTTTAACACCTTCCCTAGCAAAAAGGTGCGCATTCCAGTAAATAAGGAAACCGTACTCAAGAACAAGATTGTCCCTATGGATGATGCAGATAGCATTGTACCATACATAGACATTGAACTTAAAGGGAATGTTCTTTACAAGAACAGGCTGCTTATGCTCGACATTATTGCTAGCAATAACTGGGAACGACCTATTTACTTTACTGGTGGAAGCTTTGGTGATGATGACTACTTATGGATGAAGGACTACCTACAACTAGATGGTGTAGCTTATAAACTTATCCCAATAAGGACTCCTATCGATCCTCGTAATCCTTATGATATGGGTCGCGTAGATGCAGATAAGATGTATGACATCGTAAAGAAATGGTATTGGGGCAACAGTGGAAGCCCAGATATCTATCACGATCGTGAGACACGCACTAATGCTATTACCTATAGAGGTAACATGGCACGTCTAGTGGAGCAACTTCTCGCAGAAAACAAGCCAGAAAAAGCAAAGGAAATCATGGATCTCGCTATGGAGAAAATGCCTGTAGACATCTTTGAATTTTACACGCTTGTAGAACCATATATTACTGGATATTATGAGATAGGAGAAACGCAACGTGCTCAAGAAATATGGAAAGAAGTTGCTGCTAAGTATCAAGAGCAACTAACTTACTTTAGCAAGGTGGACGAAGAACTTCAATACAAATATTACGAAGAAATCTTGACTAATATTGAGAAGTACAGAAGTCTTGTAGATCTGCTTATTATAAATGACGATAGAGAACTGTTTGAAAAAGAAGCAACAGTCTTTGATAACTACATGCGTACGTTCCCTTACTTAATGGGCGATGATGATGAAGGAGAGGAAATTCCTCAAGAGTTACTTGAAACACTACCTGAACCGTCCATTGAGATTCCAGCCCAAGATAGCGTAAGAGACGAAGTAATGACAGATTTAAACTAA
- a CDS encoding TerC/Alx family metal homeostasis membrane protein: MQENILPWALLIGYIVILLLIDFFVLHKKGTTISVKKASYETIFFITNALLFGGLIYWFYSSGLVANPYDYSGTKAVVTYLTGYLVELSLSVDNLFVIAVIFTSFKIPSQFQHRLLFLGILGAIIFRALLIGVGITLINKIPGMHFIFGGILLFTAFKMLKDDQEPVKNEEPKGFAKWFKFSKIIDGDNWVTTVDGKRVFTALFGALVTIELTDLLFALDSIPAILAITKDPFIVYSSNIFAIMGLRSLYFFLANMLERFKYLKYSVFVILLFVAAKLIVGHYYPFPEWLSLVVIFVCLGAGVMYSLSKDQTRL, encoded by the coding sequence ATGCAGGAGAATATTTTACCATGGGCCTTATTAATAGGCTATATAGTTATCCTACTGCTTATAGACTTTTTTGTACTTCACAAAAAAGGAACAACCATAAGCGTTAAAAAAGCATCGTACGAGACCATCTTTTTTATAACTAACGCCCTTCTCTTTGGAGGGCTTATTTATTGGTTTTATAGCTCAGGACTCGTAGCAAATCCTTATGATTATTCTGGCACAAAAGCAGTAGTCACCTACTTAACAGGTTATCTGGTGGAGCTATCGCTCAGTGTAGATAATCTATTTGTGATTGCAGTAATCTTCACCTCTTTTAAGATTCCAAGCCAGTTCCAACATAGACTGTTGTTTTTAGGGATTTTGGGCGCCATCATATTTAGAGCATTACTTATCGGAGTAGGTATTACACTTATTAATAAAATACCTGGAATGCACTTCATTTTTGGAGGCATCCTACTCTTTACAGCATTCAAGATGCTCAAAGACGATCAAGAACCTGTAAAGAATGAAGAACCAAAGGGATTTGCAAAATGGTTTAAATTCTCAAAAATAATAGACGGAGATAATTGGGTCACTACAGTAGATGGAAAGCGCGTTTTTACAGCTTTATTTGGAGCACTGGTTACCATAGAGCTTACAGATTTACTTTTTGCCTTAGATAGCATTCCTGCAATACTAGCCATTACAAAGGACCCCTTTATCGTATACAGTTCAAATATATTTGCCATTATGGGGTTGAGATCGCTCTATTTCTTTCTAGCCAATATGCTAGAGCGATTTAAGTATCTTAAGTACAGTGTTTTTGTAATACTGCTATTTGTCGCAGCCAAACTTATTGTAGGTCATTACTATCCGTTCCCAGAATGGTTATCACTCGTTGTCATTTTCGTATGTCTAGGCGCAGGGGTTATGTACTCTCTTAGCAAAGATCAGACGCGACTATAG
- a CDS encoding polysaccharide deacetylase family protein: protein MSFLKPSRVPSIVTWLYPSWYLWSKPKGKKTIYLTFDDGPIPEVTDFVLDTLSRKRDNPIPATFFCIGDNVRKHPEVFKRILAEGHSIGNHTYNHLQGWKTDNETYLKNTQLAELEMSKHIEGNPDALTSTLFRPPYGKVKRKQASALRKMGYKIVMYRIVAYDWESSITPEACLHNVIDTAQDGDIIVFHDSVKAFKNLQYALPKAIEYFEKAGFSFGKL from the coding sequence ATGAGCTTTTTAAAACCTTCTCGAGTACCTTCCATAGTTACCTGGTTGTATCCAAGTTGGTATTTGTGGAGCAAACCAAAAGGTAAGAAAACTATCTATCTCACCTTTGACGACGGACCTATTCCTGAGGTGACCGATTTTGTTTTGGATACGCTTTCGCGAAAGCGTGACAACCCTATACCCGCCACTTTTTTTTGCATAGGAGATAATGTGCGTAAGCATCCAGAGGTGTTTAAAAGAATCCTTGCCGAAGGTCACTCCATAGGGAATCACACCTACAATCACTTACAGGGATGGAAAACGGATAACGAGACGTATTTAAAAAACACACAGCTCGCCGAACTTGAGATGAGCAAGCATATAGAAGGTAATCCTGACGCATTAACAAGTACGCTATTTAGACCACCATATGGAAAAGTAAAGCGTAAGCAGGCATCTGCATTGCGCAAGATGGGATATAAAATCGTAATGTATCGTATAGTTGCTTATGACTGGGAGTCAAGTATTACTCCGGAAGCATGTCTACATAACGTAATTGATACTGCTCAGGATGGAGATATTATCGTTTTTCACGACAGTGTAAAAGCATTTAAGAATTTACAATATGCGCTTCCTAAAGCTATTGAGTATTTTGAAAAAGCTGGATTTAGCTTTGGGAAATTGTAG
- a CDS encoding thioredoxin family protein, whose protein sequence is MSKFGELIDVNIPILLDFYTDWNENSMAMHPVLREVAAAIGDKGKVIKIDVDKNNKLAEALRIKALPTLIIYKNGEMIWRQSGALDANTIIGIMEEYSV, encoded by the coding sequence ATGTCAAAATTTGGAGAACTTATAGACGTAAATATTCCGATACTGTTAGACTTTTATACAGACTGGAATGAAAATTCAATGGCAATGCATCCTGTTCTTAGGGAAGTAGCTGCCGCAATAGGCGATAAGGGAAAAGTGATTAAGATAGATGTAGATAAGAATAACAAGCTTGCCGAAGCATTGCGCATTAAAGCGTTACCTACCCTAATTATTTATAAAAACGGGGAGATGATATGGCGTCAAAGCGGAGCGCTAGATGCAAATACCATTATTGGTATTATGGAAGAGTACTCAGTATAA
- a CDS encoding metallophosphoesterase has translation MLRFIFIILFVIALDIYAYQAFRFLVKGRWGTILYFLITLFIIGGMIYQFSTGGRRNMSALTQFFVVSFIILIVCKLIIIATMFGEDIFRLIRGGVHKISASSEGKAIPSRRKFVSQIALGLAAIPFASILYGVIKGRYNFKVLKYTLTFDDLPAAFDGYKITQISDIHSGSFDNKEKVNYAIDLINEQASDAILFTGDMVNNEASEMDEWQDSFARLRAKDGKFSVLGNHDYGDYVEWPTPQAKIDNLNRLKEIQKEMDFKLLLNEHHFIERDGERLAIVGVENWGEGGFKKAGDLNKAINGLDKEEFKVLMSHDPSHWEFEVKDHPEHFHLTLSGHTHGMQFGIEIPGWFKWSPVKWRYKYWAGIYEDAKQYINVNRGFGYLAFPGRVGIWPEITVIELKRASANA, from the coding sequence GTGCTCAGATTTATTTTTATTATCCTATTTGTGATTGCCCTAGATATATATGCCTACCAAGCATTTAGATTTCTTGTAAAAGGCCGCTGGGGAACCATTTTATACTTTCTTATTACCTTATTTATAATAGGAGGGATGATCTATCAATTCTCTACTGGAGGACGACGTAACATGAGTGCTTTAACACAATTCTTTGTGGTCTCATTTATCATTCTCATTGTTTGTAAGCTAATCATTATTGCAACCATGTTTGGAGAAGATATCTTTAGACTTATACGTGGTGGTGTGCATAAAATATCGGCAAGCTCAGAAGGTAAAGCAATTCCCTCTCGCCGTAAATTTGTAAGTCAGATTGCGTTAGGGCTAGCAGCAATACCATTTGCATCTATTTTATACGGAGTTATAAAAGGGCGTTATAATTTTAAAGTCCTTAAGTATACGCTCACGTTTGATGACCTTCCAGCTGCCTTTGATGGTTATAAGATTACACAAATAAGTGACATACATAGTGGAAGCTTTGATAATAAGGAGAAGGTAAACTATGCTATAGATCTTATTAATGAGCAGGCTAGTGATGCTATCTTATTTACTGGTGATATGGTAAATAATGAAGCGAGCGAGATGGATGAATGGCAAGATTCTTTCGCTCGTTTGCGTGCAAAAGATGGGAAGTTTTCTGTTTTAGGAAATCATGACTATGGCGATTATGTAGAGTGGCCTACGCCTCAGGCAAAAATAGATAACCTCAATAGGCTCAAAGAAATCCAAAAAGAGATGGACTTTAAGCTATTACTTAATGAGCACCACTTTATTGAAAGAGATGGAGAGCGTCTTGCAATTGTAGGAGTAGAAAACTGGGGTGAAGGCGGATTTAAAAAAGCGGGAGATCTCAATAAAGCAATAAACGGGCTTGATAAGGAGGAGTTTAAAGTACTAATGAGTCATGACCCTTCTCACTGGGAGTTTGAGGTAAAGGATCACCCAGAGCATTTTCACTTAACGCTTAGTGGTCACACGCATGGCATGCAATTTGGTATTGAGATACCAGGTTGGTTTAAATGGAGTCCTGTAAAGTGGCGCTATAAATACTGGGCAGGTATCTATGAAGATGCAAAGCAGTATATAAATGTAAACCGTGGTTTTGGGTATCTTGCTTTTCCTGGAAGGGTAGGGATTTGGCCTGAGATAACTGTTATAGAGTTGAAAAGAGCTAGTGCAAACGCATAA
- a CDS encoding type I phosphomannose isomerase catalytic subunit gives MKLYPLFFTPHFKYRLWGGDKLRTELNKEFSGDQIGESWEVSDVEGSETQVSNGPLAGNTLHDLITTYGAQFLGASVLERFGTNFPLLIKFLDAKTPLSIQVHPDDKVAKERHNSFGKNEMWYIMQADHDASIIVGFEEDTSKEQYEKAVKDGNIVDLLHTEYIKEGDVFHIPTGRVHAIGAGVLLAEIQQTSDVTYRIFDYNRIDAKTGALRDLHSEEAIDVVDLKGYDTYNTPYKTQVNEAVSIMETPYFQTAILTLEGDTTRDYSNKDSFTILMCVDGNATFSCNDEVYTFKKGQTVVLPAVVNGLSFTSSHAKILEVTV, from the coding sequence ATGAAACTATATCCCCTATTTTTTACTCCACACTTTAAATACCGCCTTTGGGGTGGTGATAAGTTGCGCACAGAGCTCAATAAAGAATTTAGTGGAGATCAGATAGGTGAATCTTGGGAGGTTTCTGATGTAGAAGGTAGCGAGACACAAGTGTCAAACGGGCCGCTTGCAGGTAATACCTTACATGATCTCATTACCACTTATGGAGCGCAATTTTTAGGAGCATCCGTGCTTGAACGATTTGGTACAAATTTCCCGTTACTTATTAAATTTCTAGACGCCAAAACTCCGCTTTCTATACAAGTGCATCCAGATGATAAGGTAGCAAAGGAGCGTCATAATTCTTTTGGAAAAAATGAGATGTGGTATATCATGCAAGCAGATCATGATGCAAGTATTATTGTTGGTTTTGAAGAGGATACTTCAAAAGAACAATATGAAAAAGCTGTAAAGGATGGAAATATTGTAGATCTTTTACATACAGAATACATAAAAGAAGGTGATGTATTTCATATTCCTACAGGTAGAGTACATGCCATAGGTGCAGGTGTATTACTAGCCGAAATACAGCAAACATCTGATGTTACTTATCGCATTTTTGATTACAATAGAATAGATGCAAAAACAGGAGCATTGCGTGATCTCCATAGTGAGGAGGCTATTGATGTAGTAGACTTAAAAGGATATGACACCTATAATACTCCTTATAAAACCCAGGTTAATGAAGCTGTTTCTATCATGGAAACACCATATTTCCAAACAGCTATTTTGACCTTAGAAGGAGATACAACCAGAGATTATAGTAATAAGGATTCTTTTACAATTCTTATGTGTGTAGATGGTAATGCAACGTTTTCATGTAATGATGAGGTGTACACATTTAAAAAAGGACAGACCGTAGTATTACCAGCGGTTGTAAATGGACTTTCGTTTACAAGCAGTCATGCAAAAATCTTAGAAGTCACTGTTTGA
- a CDS encoding ABC transporter ATP-binding protein, translating to MLKLKDVLFHISNRFTIGPINLSISQGDHIALIGESGCGKTTLLKMVYGLYDLDEGAITWKEEKITGPEDHLIPGMPFIKYLSQDFDLMPFTSVAENINKYLSRLEPEASKARTDELMEVVEMTAYANAHVKTLSGGQKQRVALAQTLAKEPELLLLDEPFSHIDNFRKNKLRRRLFSYLKKQQITCLVATHDSTDVLAFMDKTVVMKGGKVIAHDETLALYKNPPSYYVGSLFGDINVLPKTWFFKDYQGDATLLLHPHEITTVTDGKIATVTDCYFMGSHYLVTAMVGDKIVLFNTSAPYPTHTDVILGLKISTPK from the coding sequence ATGCTTAAATTAAAAGATGTACTATTTCATATTTCTAACCGCTTTACAATAGGTCCTATCAACTTGTCTATCAGCCAAGGTGATCATATCGCGCTTATAGGAGAAAGCGGTTGTGGTAAGACCACCTTACTCAAAATGGTTTATGGACTTTATGATCTAGATGAAGGGGCAATCACATGGAAAGAAGAAAAAATCACCGGTCCAGAAGATCATCTCATACCAGGAATGCCTTTTATAAAATATCTTTCTCAAGATTTTGACCTCATGCCATTCACTTCGGTAGCAGAAAATATTAATAAATACTTAAGCAGACTAGAGCCTGAAGCGAGTAAGGCGCGCACAGATGAGCTCATGGAAGTGGTTGAAATGACGGCGTATGCAAACGCACACGTAAAAACGCTCTCTGGCGGACAAAAACAACGTGTTGCACTCGCACAAACGCTAGCCAAAGAACCAGAATTACTCCTGCTAGACGAGCCATTCTCACACATAGATAACTTTAGAAAAAATAAATTACGCCGTAGGTTATTTAGCTACCTAAAAAAACAACAAATCACCTGCTTAGTTGCAACGCATGATAGTACAGATGTACTAGCCTTTATGGATAAAACCGTAGTGATGAAAGGTGGAAAAGTAATCGCTCATGATGAGACACTAGCATTGTATAAGAACCCTCCTAGCTATTACGTTGGTTCGCTTTTTGGAGATATTAATGTACTGCCTAAAACCTGGTTTTTTAAAGATTACCAAGGTGATGCTACCCTATTATTACATCCTCACGAGATTACGACAGTAACCGATGGAAAAATAGCAACCGTTACAGATTGCTATTTTATGGGTTCGCACTATTTGGTAACCGCTATGGTAGGAGATAAAATTGTTCTCTTTAATACATCAGCTCCATATCCTACACATACAGATGTTATACTAGGCCTTAAAATTAGTACACCGAAGTAA
- a CDS encoding NAD(P)/FAD-dependent oxidoreductase: MNLSFWERESWFNNLDYTIVGSGIVGLLCAIRLREKDANSKIVILEKGLLPNGASTKNAGFACFGSISELLEDLKTHSEEEMVSLVKQRVEGLKLLRSMLGDQEIDYQEHGGYELFTSNDKVLYEECVDNLSRINKLLFPVFNKDVYTLQDDAFGFDGIENKVIFNNCEGQIDTGMMMSALLKLAHAKGILILNGMTVNSYREGAESVKVVTAHNAFITKKLFIATNGFASALGLSEVKPARAQVLITHPIPELKVKGTFHLDKGYYYFRNINDRILLGGGRNLDMQGEETMEMSQTVLIQNELERLLAEVILPNTPYTIDHRWSGIMGVGVQKKPVVKKLSKHTYCGVRLGGMGVAIGSTIGKNLADLI, translated from the coding sequence ATGAATCTAAGTTTTTGGGAGCGAGAATCGTGGTTTAATAATTTAGACTATACCATTGTAGGTAGCGGTATCGTGGGATTATTGTGTGCAATACGCTTACGCGAAAAAGATGCCAACTCAAAAATAGTAATCTTAGAAAAGGGATTGTTGCCTAATGGTGCGAGCACAAAAAATGCTGGTTTTGCATGTTTTGGAAGTATCTCAGAATTACTAGAAGATCTCAAAACACACTCAGAAGAAGAGATGGTCTCACTAGTAAAACAACGTGTGGAAGGTTTGAAACTGTTGAGAAGCATGCTGGGTGATCAAGAAATAGATTATCAAGAACATGGAGGTTACGAGCTTTTTACCTCAAATGATAAAGTGTTGTATGAAGAATGTGTTGATAATCTATCCCGTATAAATAAGTTGTTATTTCCAGTTTTTAATAAAGATGTTTACACGCTGCAGGATGATGCATTTGGTTTTGATGGTATAGAAAATAAGGTGATTTTTAATAATTGCGAAGGCCAGATAGATACGGGAATGATGATGAGTGCACTTCTCAAACTCGCACACGCCAAAGGAATACTCATATTAAACGGCATGACTGTAAACTCATATAGAGAAGGAGCCGAGAGTGTGAAAGTTGTAACGGCTCATAATGCATTCATCACAAAAAAGCTCTTCATTGCTACAAATGGCTTTGCAAGCGCGCTAGGACTTAGCGAAGTAAAACCAGCGAGAGCGCAGGTGTTAATCACACATCCTATTCCAGAACTCAAAGTGAAAGGTACATTTCATCTCGATAAAGGATATTATTACTTTAGAAATATTAATGATAGAATTCTTTTAGGGGGAGGGAGAAATCTAGATATGCAAGGAGAGGAAACGATGGAGATGTCTCAAACAGTACTTATTCAAAATGAGCTAGAGCGACTGCTTGCTGAGGTAATTTTACCAAATACTCCTTATACTATAGATCACAGATGGAGTGGTATCATGGGTGTGGGTGTTCAAAAAAAGCCTGTCGTTAAAAAATTGTCTAAGCATACTTATTGCGGCGTGCGCCTGGGAGGGATGGGAGTTGCCATAGGAAGTACCATAGGTAAAAACCTCGCAGATTTAATTTAA
- a CDS encoding toxin-antitoxin system YwqK family antitoxin translates to MTAQAITTILLAFIAFSLPEPRMYSKQYHDDGTIKAEGWIMGEQKVKYWKFYHENGTIAAEGHYQTNKKSKYWHYYDNQGKLTKEGHYEDGIAQNWWIFYDLARQETRKSQYVDNHLHGFCLVYKNKKLFKVEKYEKNQLKGAWTSIRDFRRDNPDVSLY, encoded by the coding sequence ATGACAGCGCAGGCAATTACTACGATCTTACTAGCTTTTATAGCATTTTCACTCCCAGAGCCGAGAATGTATAGCAAGCAATATCATGATGATGGCACCATTAAAGCAGAAGGATGGATCATGGGAGAGCAAAAGGTAAAATACTGGAAATTTTATCACGAGAATGGCACCATCGCCGCCGAGGGACACTATCAAACCAATAAGAAATCAAAATACTGGCATTATTACGATAATCAAGGAAAACTAACCAAGGAAGGGCATTATGAAGACGGAATTGCCCAAAATTGGTGGATTTTTTACGACCTTGCGCGACAAGAAACTAGAAAAAGCCAGTACGTTGACAATCATTTACATGGTTTCTGTCTCGTATATAAAAACAAAAAACTTTTTAAGGTAGAAAAATACGAGAAGAATCAATTAAAAGGCGCGTGGACAAGCATACGTGATTTCCGCCGCGATAATCCTGATGTATCACTCTACTAG
- a CDS encoding glycosyltransferase family 2 protein: MTPLIKVIIPAYNEQDSIGHVLRDIPHTVSEVIVVSNASTDNTEQVARDNGATVLREERKGYGYACLKGMEYIATTGIDDPTKRPDIVVFLDGDYSDYPEELTKIVAPIINGDYDMVIGARDKRFRESGSMTTPQIFGNWLATTLMTLFFGANFTDLGPFRAMKYDSLLALQMEDKTYGWTVEMQLKVLKKKMNYIEVPVTYRNRIGVSKVSGTVKGAVMAGVKILGWIFKYSFKK; this comes from the coding sequence ATGACTCCCCTTATTAAAGTAATAATACCAGCTTACAACGAGCAAGACTCCATTGGTCACGTGCTACGAGACATTCCTCACACGGTGAGTGAAGTTATTGTAGTAAGCAATGCATCTACAGATAATACAGAACAAGTTGCTAGAGATAATGGTGCTACTGTATTAAGAGAAGAACGCAAAGGATATGGATACGCCTGCCTCAAGGGCATGGAATACATTGCAACCACGGGTATTGATGACCCTACCAAACGCCCAGATATCGTTGTCTTTTTAGACGGAGATTATAGTGACTACCCAGAAGAGCTAACTAAGATAGTCGCTCCTATTATCAATGGAGATTACGACATGGTTATAGGTGCTAGAGACAAACGCTTTCGCGAAAGCGGATCAATGACCACTCCACAGATATTTGGAAACTGGCTTGCAACTACATTAATGACGCTATTTTTTGGAGCAAACTTCACAGATTTGGGACCTTTTAGAGCTATGAAATATGATAGCTTACTAGCTTTACAGATGGAAGATAAAACCTATGGGTGGACGGTAGAGATGCAACTCAAGGTTTTAAAGAAGAAGATGAATTATATAGAAGTCCCAGTAACTTATCGCAATCGCATAGGTGTTTCTAAAGTCTCTGGTACCGTAAAAGGTGCAGTAATGGCAGGAGTTAAAATACTAGGATGGATTTTTAAATACAGTTTTAAGAAATGA